A stretch of Portunus trituberculatus isolate SZX2019 chromosome 48, ASM1759143v1, whole genome shotgun sequence DNA encodes these proteins:
- the LOC123498559 gene encoding nucleoporin p54-like isoform X11, which translates to MATPNFSFGGASTTGTAQTGPGFSFGPTSTAQPSTGFGFGTNTSVASQPSFSFGSNTSTQSTGFNFVNTATTSAATPAFGATPFSTNPAPASSGTGFPFGTTTTQAPKPFPFGTATNPLAPFGKSTTLGTQGTDAIQQQQLQAQQQGMAGQPDPSLALHLAICTPSYFNNENDEVLRKWNQLQAFWGAGKGYYAPNMPPVEFTPENPYCRFKVVCYARIPSYHNEDGIVQIVIGKSLAEVEPYKQNFVSTLSGIFGNAEVVISEMFAAELPDRTNIRLYVQQTLGNGEKERATATDVARHMSQPAHTQTLKNLFVQEVLPLVNLTEAQLKEYLDTPQRGIDPALWEQGKRENPDPQKFFPVVKVGFQELQKQFNLQEDHAKKLQASMNNIMDEITQLRHKQTMMKAAIQDAKWKQANLTRRVLKLVSAQEVERKRGVPLDQMEEQIRMRLEDLYMQLMQPTQYRGCLNELMAQMCVKPASSQGGPRYGLVGDMEREVSQYMAWQHDALQAVVGVLKEDLTVVDGMMEEIQRKP; encoded by the exons GCTTTTCCTTTGGACCCACAAGCACTGCCCAGCCTTCTACAG GCTTTGGGTTTGGAACTAACACGAGTGTTGCTTCTCAGCCTA GTTTTAGCTTTGGGAGCAACACTTCCACCCAGTCTACAG GGTTCAATTTTGTAAATACTGCAACAACTTCAGCAGCTACAC ctGCTTTTGGTGCAACTCCCTTTTCAACCAACCCGGCTCCTGCCAGTTCAGGAACAG GTTTCCCATTTGGCACCACCACAACTCAAGCACCAAAGCCATTTCCGTTTGGAACTGCAACCAATCCCCTTGCACCGTTTGG GAAATCAACAACATTAGGAACTCAAGGAACAG ATGCtatacaacagcagcagcttcAAGCTCAACAACAGGGCATGGCAGGCCAGCCTGACCCTTCCCTAGCATTGCACCTGGCCATTTGTACACCTTCTTACTTCAATAATGAGAATGATGAGGTTTTACGAAAATGGAACCAGCTGCAAGCTTTTTGGGGAGCTGGAAAAG gcTATTATGCTCCAAATATGCCACCAGTTGAGTTTACTCCAGAAAACCCGTACTGTAGGTTCAAGGTGGTCTGCTATGCCAGGATCCCCTCCTATCACAATGAAGATGGCATTGTACAGATTGTCATTGGGAAGTCTTTGGCTGAGGTGGA ACCCTACAAACAAAACTTTGTGTCCACTTTGAGTGGAATATTTGGTAATGCTGAGGTGGTAATCAGTGAGATGTTTGCAGCTGAACTTCCGGATAGAACCAACATACGGTTATATGTCCAACAAACTCTCGGAAATG gggagaaggagagggcaaCAGCTACAGATGTGGCTCGGCATATGTCTCAACCAGCACACACTCAGACATTAAAG AACCTATTTGTCCAAGAAGTTCTTCCCTTAGTGAATCTGACAGAGGCTCAATTGAAGGAATATTTAGATACTCCTCAAAGAG GTATTGATCCAGCGCTGTGGGAACAGGGAAAGCGTGAAAATCCTGATCCTCAGAAGTTCTTCCCAGTGGTAAAAGTTGGCTTTCAGGAGTTGCAGAAGCAATTTAA CCTTCAAGAAGACCATGCCAAGAAACTGCAAGCCAGTATGAACAATATCATGGATGAAATCACACAGCTGAGACACAAACAGACCATGATGAAAGCTGCCATACAGGATGCCAAATGGAAACAAGCTAATCTAACACGTAGAGTGCTCAAG CTTGTGTCAGCACAAGAagttgagaggaagagaggggttCCCCTTGACCAGATGGAAGAACAAATCCGCATGAGGTTGGAGGACTTGTACATGCAGTTGATGCAGCCTACACAGTATAGA GGGTGCCTGAATGAGTTGATGGCTCAGATGTGTGTCAAGCCTGCAAGCTCCCAGGGTGGACCTCGCTATGGCCTGGTGGGGGACATGGAACGAGAGGTGTCCCAATACATGGCCTGGCAACATGATGCTCTCCAGGCGGTGGTAGGAGTGCTGAAGGAGGACCTGACAGtagttgatggcatgatggaggAAATACAGCGTAAACCTTAA
- the LOC123498559 gene encoding nucleoporin p54-like isoform X7, with translation MATPNFSFGGASTTGTAQTGPGFSFGPTSTAQPSTGFSFGSNTSTQSTGFNFVNTATTSAATPAFGATPFSTNPAPASSGTGFGLFSNFGGGPPKPHLFGLGNVGGGMTNTGQAASCFPFGTTTTQAPKPFPFGTATNPLAPFGKSTTLGTQGTDAIQQQQLQAQQQGMAGQPDPSLALHLAICTPSYFNNENDEVLRKWNQLQAFWGAGKGYYAPNMPPVEFTPENPYCRFKVVCYARIPSYHNEDGIVQIVIGKSLAEVEPYKQNFVSTLSGIFGNAEVVISEMFAAELPDRTNIRLYVQQTLGNGEKERATATDVARHMSQPAHTQTLKNLFVQEVLPLVNLTEAQLKEYLDTPQRGIDPALWEQGKRENPDPQKFFPVVKVGFQELQKQFNLQEDHAKKLQASMNNIMDEITQLRHKQTMMKAAIQDAKWKQANLTRRVLKLVSAQEVERKRGVPLDQMEEQIRMRLEDLYMQLMQPTQYRGCLNELMAQMCVKPASSQGGPRYGLVGDMEREVSQYMAWQHDALQAVVGVLKEDLTVVDGMMEEIQRKP, from the exons GCTTTTCCTTTGGACCCACAAGCACTGCCCAGCCTTCTACAG GTTTTAGCTTTGGGAGCAACACTTCCACCCAGTCTACAG GGTTCAATTTTGTAAATACTGCAACAACTTCAGCAGCTACAC ctGCTTTTGGTGCAACTCCCTTTTCAACCAACCCGGCTCCTGCCAGTTCAGGAACAG GGTTTGGCTTATTCTCTAACTTTGGTGGAGGTCCacccaagccacatctctttggCCTTGGGAATGTAGGCGGAGGAATGACTAACACAGGGCAAGCAGCCTCGT GTTTCCCATTTGGCACCACCACAACTCAAGCACCAAAGCCATTTCCGTTTGGAACTGCAACCAATCCCCTTGCACCGTTTGG GAAATCAACAACATTAGGAACTCAAGGAACAG ATGCtatacaacagcagcagcttcAAGCTCAACAACAGGGCATGGCAGGCCAGCCTGACCCTTCCCTAGCATTGCACCTGGCCATTTGTACACCTTCTTACTTCAATAATGAGAATGATGAGGTTTTACGAAAATGGAACCAGCTGCAAGCTTTTTGGGGAGCTGGAAAAG gcTATTATGCTCCAAATATGCCACCAGTTGAGTTTACTCCAGAAAACCCGTACTGTAGGTTCAAGGTGGTCTGCTATGCCAGGATCCCCTCCTATCACAATGAAGATGGCATTGTACAGATTGTCATTGGGAAGTCTTTGGCTGAGGTGGA ACCCTACAAACAAAACTTTGTGTCCACTTTGAGTGGAATATTTGGTAATGCTGAGGTGGTAATCAGTGAGATGTTTGCAGCTGAACTTCCGGATAGAACCAACATACGGTTATATGTCCAACAAACTCTCGGAAATG gggagaaggagagggcaaCAGCTACAGATGTGGCTCGGCATATGTCTCAACCAGCACACACTCAGACATTAAAG AACCTATTTGTCCAAGAAGTTCTTCCCTTAGTGAATCTGACAGAGGCTCAATTGAAGGAATATTTAGATACTCCTCAAAGAG GTATTGATCCAGCGCTGTGGGAACAGGGAAAGCGTGAAAATCCTGATCCTCAGAAGTTCTTCCCAGTGGTAAAAGTTGGCTTTCAGGAGTTGCAGAAGCAATTTAA CCTTCAAGAAGACCATGCCAAGAAACTGCAAGCCAGTATGAACAATATCATGGATGAAATCACACAGCTGAGACACAAACAGACCATGATGAAAGCTGCCATACAGGATGCCAAATGGAAACAAGCTAATCTAACACGTAGAGTGCTCAAG CTTGTGTCAGCACAAGAagttgagaggaagagaggggttCCCCTTGACCAGATGGAAGAACAAATCCGCATGAGGTTGGAGGACTTGTACATGCAGTTGATGCAGCCTACACAGTATAGA GGGTGCCTGAATGAGTTGATGGCTCAGATGTGTGTCAAGCCTGCAAGCTCCCAGGGTGGACCTCGCTATGGCCTGGTGGGGGACATGGAACGAGAGGTGTCCCAATACATGGCCTGGCAACATGATGCTCTCCAGGCGGTGGTAGGAGTGCTGAAGGAGGACCTGACAGtagttgatggcatgatggaggAAATACAGCGTAAACCTTAA
- the LOC123498559 gene encoding nucleoporin p54-like isoform X3 — protein MATPNFSFGGASTTGTAQTGPGFSFGPTSTAQPSTGFGFGTNTSVASQPSFSFGSNTSTQSTGFNFVNTATTSAATPAFGATPFSTNPAPASSGTGFGLFSNFGGGPPKPHLFGLGNVGGGMTNTGQAASCFPFGTTTTQAPKPFPFGTATNPLAPFGKSTTLGTQGTDAIQQQQLQAQQQGMAGQPDPSLALHLAICTPSYFNNENDEVLRKWNQLQAFWGAGKGYYAPNMPPVEFTPENPYCRFKVVCYARIPSYHNEDGIVQIVIGKSLAEVEPYKQNFVSTLSGIFGNAEVVISEMFAAELPDRTNIRLYVQQTLGNGEKERATATDVARHMSQPAHTQTLKNLFVQEVLPLVNLTEAQLKEYLDTPQRGIDPALWEQGKRENPDPQKFFPVVKVGFQELQKQFNLQEDHAKKLQASMNNIMDEITQLRHKQTMMKAAIQDAKWKQANLTRRVLKLVSAQEVERKRGVPLDQMEEQIRMRLEDLYMQLMQPTQYRGCLNELMAQMCVKPASSQGGPRYGLVGDMEREVSQYMAWQHDALQAVVGVLKEDLTVVDGMMEEIQRKP, from the exons GCTTTTCCTTTGGACCCACAAGCACTGCCCAGCCTTCTACAG GCTTTGGGTTTGGAACTAACACGAGTGTTGCTTCTCAGCCTA GTTTTAGCTTTGGGAGCAACACTTCCACCCAGTCTACAG GGTTCAATTTTGTAAATACTGCAACAACTTCAGCAGCTACAC ctGCTTTTGGTGCAACTCCCTTTTCAACCAACCCGGCTCCTGCCAGTTCAGGAACAG GGTTTGGCTTATTCTCTAACTTTGGTGGAGGTCCacccaagccacatctctttggCCTTGGGAATGTAGGCGGAGGAATGACTAACACAGGGCAAGCAGCCTCGT GTTTCCCATTTGGCACCACCACAACTCAAGCACCAAAGCCATTTCCGTTTGGAACTGCAACCAATCCCCTTGCACCGTTTGG GAAATCAACAACATTAGGAACTCAAGGAACAG ATGCtatacaacagcagcagcttcAAGCTCAACAACAGGGCATGGCAGGCCAGCCTGACCCTTCCCTAGCATTGCACCTGGCCATTTGTACACCTTCTTACTTCAATAATGAGAATGATGAGGTTTTACGAAAATGGAACCAGCTGCAAGCTTTTTGGGGAGCTGGAAAAG gcTATTATGCTCCAAATATGCCACCAGTTGAGTTTACTCCAGAAAACCCGTACTGTAGGTTCAAGGTGGTCTGCTATGCCAGGATCCCCTCCTATCACAATGAAGATGGCATTGTACAGATTGTCATTGGGAAGTCTTTGGCTGAGGTGGA ACCCTACAAACAAAACTTTGTGTCCACTTTGAGTGGAATATTTGGTAATGCTGAGGTGGTAATCAGTGAGATGTTTGCAGCTGAACTTCCGGATAGAACCAACATACGGTTATATGTCCAACAAACTCTCGGAAATG gggagaaggagagggcaaCAGCTACAGATGTGGCTCGGCATATGTCTCAACCAGCACACACTCAGACATTAAAG AACCTATTTGTCCAAGAAGTTCTTCCCTTAGTGAATCTGACAGAGGCTCAATTGAAGGAATATTTAGATACTCCTCAAAGAG GTATTGATCCAGCGCTGTGGGAACAGGGAAAGCGTGAAAATCCTGATCCTCAGAAGTTCTTCCCAGTGGTAAAAGTTGGCTTTCAGGAGTTGCAGAAGCAATTTAA CCTTCAAGAAGACCATGCCAAGAAACTGCAAGCCAGTATGAACAATATCATGGATGAAATCACACAGCTGAGACACAAACAGACCATGATGAAAGCTGCCATACAGGATGCCAAATGGAAACAAGCTAATCTAACACGTAGAGTGCTCAAG CTTGTGTCAGCACAAGAagttgagaggaagagaggggttCCCCTTGACCAGATGGAAGAACAAATCCGCATGAGGTTGGAGGACTTGTACATGCAGTTGATGCAGCCTACACAGTATAGA GGGTGCCTGAATGAGTTGATGGCTCAGATGTGTGTCAAGCCTGCAAGCTCCCAGGGTGGACCTCGCTATGGCCTGGTGGGGGACATGGAACGAGAGGTGTCCCAATACATGGCCTGGCAACATGATGCTCTCCAGGCGGTGGTAGGAGTGCTGAAGGAGGACCTGACAGtagttgatggcatgatggaggAAATACAGCGTAAACCTTAA
- the LOC123498559 gene encoding nucleoporin p54-like isoform X13 has translation MATPNFSFGGASTTGTAQTGPGFSFGPTSTAQPSTGFGFGTNTSVASQPRFNFVNTATTSAATPAFGATPFSTNPAPASSGTGFPFGTTTTQAPKPFPFGTATNPLAPFGKSTTLGTQGTDAIQQQQLQAQQQGMAGQPDPSLALHLAICTPSYFNNENDEVLRKWNQLQAFWGAGKGYYAPNMPPVEFTPENPYCRFKVVCYARIPSYHNEDGIVQIVIGKSLAEVEPYKQNFVSTLSGIFGNAEVVISEMFAAELPDRTNIRLYVQQTLGNGEKERATATDVARHMSQPAHTQTLKNLFVQEVLPLVNLTEAQLKEYLDTPQRGIDPALWEQGKRENPDPQKFFPVVKVGFQELQKQFNLQEDHAKKLQASMNNIMDEITQLRHKQTMMKAAIQDAKWKQANLTRRVLKLVSAQEVERKRGVPLDQMEEQIRMRLEDLYMQLMQPTQYRGCLNELMAQMCVKPASSQGGPRYGLVGDMEREVSQYMAWQHDALQAVVGVLKEDLTVVDGMMEEIQRKP, from the exons GCTTTTCCTTTGGACCCACAAGCACTGCCCAGCCTTCTACAG GCTTTGGGTTTGGAACTAACACGAGTGTTGCTTCTCAGCCTA GGTTCAATTTTGTAAATACTGCAACAACTTCAGCAGCTACAC ctGCTTTTGGTGCAACTCCCTTTTCAACCAACCCGGCTCCTGCCAGTTCAGGAACAG GTTTCCCATTTGGCACCACCACAACTCAAGCACCAAAGCCATTTCCGTTTGGAACTGCAACCAATCCCCTTGCACCGTTTGG GAAATCAACAACATTAGGAACTCAAGGAACAG ATGCtatacaacagcagcagcttcAAGCTCAACAACAGGGCATGGCAGGCCAGCCTGACCCTTCCCTAGCATTGCACCTGGCCATTTGTACACCTTCTTACTTCAATAATGAGAATGATGAGGTTTTACGAAAATGGAACCAGCTGCAAGCTTTTTGGGGAGCTGGAAAAG gcTATTATGCTCCAAATATGCCACCAGTTGAGTTTACTCCAGAAAACCCGTACTGTAGGTTCAAGGTGGTCTGCTATGCCAGGATCCCCTCCTATCACAATGAAGATGGCATTGTACAGATTGTCATTGGGAAGTCTTTGGCTGAGGTGGA ACCCTACAAACAAAACTTTGTGTCCACTTTGAGTGGAATATTTGGTAATGCTGAGGTGGTAATCAGTGAGATGTTTGCAGCTGAACTTCCGGATAGAACCAACATACGGTTATATGTCCAACAAACTCTCGGAAATG gggagaaggagagggcaaCAGCTACAGATGTGGCTCGGCATATGTCTCAACCAGCACACACTCAGACATTAAAG AACCTATTTGTCCAAGAAGTTCTTCCCTTAGTGAATCTGACAGAGGCTCAATTGAAGGAATATTTAGATACTCCTCAAAGAG GTATTGATCCAGCGCTGTGGGAACAGGGAAAGCGTGAAAATCCTGATCCTCAGAAGTTCTTCCCAGTGGTAAAAGTTGGCTTTCAGGAGTTGCAGAAGCAATTTAA CCTTCAAGAAGACCATGCCAAGAAACTGCAAGCCAGTATGAACAATATCATGGATGAAATCACACAGCTGAGACACAAACAGACCATGATGAAAGCTGCCATACAGGATGCCAAATGGAAACAAGCTAATCTAACACGTAGAGTGCTCAAG CTTGTGTCAGCACAAGAagttgagaggaagagaggggttCCCCTTGACCAGATGGAAGAACAAATCCGCATGAGGTTGGAGGACTTGTACATGCAGTTGATGCAGCCTACACAGTATAGA GGGTGCCTGAATGAGTTGATGGCTCAGATGTGTGTCAAGCCTGCAAGCTCCCAGGGTGGACCTCGCTATGGCCTGGTGGGGGACATGGAACGAGAGGTGTCCCAATACATGGCCTGGCAACATGATGCTCTCCAGGCGGTGGTAGGAGTGCTGAAGGAGGACCTGACAGtagttgatggcatgatggaggAAATACAGCGTAAACCTTAA
- the LOC123498559 gene encoding nucleoporin p54-like isoform X6, whose protein sequence is MATPNFSFGGASTTGTAQTGPAFGTSSAGGGGVTSGFSFGPTSTAQPSTGFNFVNTATTSAATPAFGATPFSTNPAPASSGTGFGLFSNFGGGPPKPHLFGLGNVGGGMTNTGQAASCFPFGTTTTQAPKPFPFGTATNPLAPFGKSTTLGTQGTDAIQQQQLQAQQQGMAGQPDPSLALHLAICTPSYFNNENDEVLRKWNQLQAFWGAGKGYYAPNMPPVEFTPENPYCRFKVVCYARIPSYHNEDGIVQIVIGKSLAEVEPYKQNFVSTLSGIFGNAEVVISEMFAAELPDRTNIRLYVQQTLGNGEKERATATDVARHMSQPAHTQTLKNLFVQEVLPLVNLTEAQLKEYLDTPQRGIDPALWEQGKRENPDPQKFFPVVKVGFQELQKQFNLQEDHAKKLQASMNNIMDEITQLRHKQTMMKAAIQDAKWKQANLTRRVLKLVSAQEVERKRGVPLDQMEEQIRMRLEDLYMQLMQPTQYRGCLNELMAQMCVKPASSQGGPRYGLVGDMEREVSQYMAWQHDALQAVVGVLKEDLTVVDGMMEEIQRKP, encoded by the exons CATTTGGAACCTcaagtgctggaggaggaggagtgacgagTG GCTTTTCCTTTGGACCCACAAGCACTGCCCAGCCTTCTACAG GGTTCAATTTTGTAAATACTGCAACAACTTCAGCAGCTACAC ctGCTTTTGGTGCAACTCCCTTTTCAACCAACCCGGCTCCTGCCAGTTCAGGAACAG GGTTTGGCTTATTCTCTAACTTTGGTGGAGGTCCacccaagccacatctctttggCCTTGGGAATGTAGGCGGAGGAATGACTAACACAGGGCAAGCAGCCTCGT GTTTCCCATTTGGCACCACCACAACTCAAGCACCAAAGCCATTTCCGTTTGGAACTGCAACCAATCCCCTTGCACCGTTTGG GAAATCAACAACATTAGGAACTCAAGGAACAG ATGCtatacaacagcagcagcttcAAGCTCAACAACAGGGCATGGCAGGCCAGCCTGACCCTTCCCTAGCATTGCACCTGGCCATTTGTACACCTTCTTACTTCAATAATGAGAATGATGAGGTTTTACGAAAATGGAACCAGCTGCAAGCTTTTTGGGGAGCTGGAAAAG gcTATTATGCTCCAAATATGCCACCAGTTGAGTTTACTCCAGAAAACCCGTACTGTAGGTTCAAGGTGGTCTGCTATGCCAGGATCCCCTCCTATCACAATGAAGATGGCATTGTACAGATTGTCATTGGGAAGTCTTTGGCTGAGGTGGA ACCCTACAAACAAAACTTTGTGTCCACTTTGAGTGGAATATTTGGTAATGCTGAGGTGGTAATCAGTGAGATGTTTGCAGCTGAACTTCCGGATAGAACCAACATACGGTTATATGTCCAACAAACTCTCGGAAATG gggagaaggagagggcaaCAGCTACAGATGTGGCTCGGCATATGTCTCAACCAGCACACACTCAGACATTAAAG AACCTATTTGTCCAAGAAGTTCTTCCCTTAGTGAATCTGACAGAGGCTCAATTGAAGGAATATTTAGATACTCCTCAAAGAG GTATTGATCCAGCGCTGTGGGAACAGGGAAAGCGTGAAAATCCTGATCCTCAGAAGTTCTTCCCAGTGGTAAAAGTTGGCTTTCAGGAGTTGCAGAAGCAATTTAA CCTTCAAGAAGACCATGCCAAGAAACTGCAAGCCAGTATGAACAATATCATGGATGAAATCACACAGCTGAGACACAAACAGACCATGATGAAAGCTGCCATACAGGATGCCAAATGGAAACAAGCTAATCTAACACGTAGAGTGCTCAAG CTTGTGTCAGCACAAGAagttgagaggaagagaggggttCCCCTTGACCAGATGGAAGAACAAATCCGCATGAGGTTGGAGGACTTGTACATGCAGTTGATGCAGCCTACACAGTATAGA GGGTGCCTGAATGAGTTGATGGCTCAGATGTGTGTCAAGCCTGCAAGCTCCCAGGGTGGACCTCGCTATGGCCTGGTGGGGGACATGGAACGAGAGGTGTCCCAATACATGGCCTGGCAACATGATGCTCTCCAGGCGGTGGTAGGAGTGCTGAAGGAGGACCTGACAGtagttgatggcatgatggaggAAATACAGCGTAAACCTTAA
- the LOC123498559 gene encoding nucleoporin p54-like isoform X5 produces MATPNFSFGGASTTGTAQTGPGFSFGPTSTAQPSTGFGFGTNTSVASQPRFNFVNTATTSAATPAFGATPFSTNPAPASSGTGFGLFSNFGGGPPKPHLFGLGNVGGGMTNTGQAASCFPFGTTTTQAPKPFPFGTATNPLAPFGKSTTLGTQGTDAIQQQQLQAQQQGMAGQPDPSLALHLAICTPSYFNNENDEVLRKWNQLQAFWGAGKGYYAPNMPPVEFTPENPYCRFKVVCYARIPSYHNEDGIVQIVIGKSLAEVEPYKQNFVSTLSGIFGNAEVVISEMFAAELPDRTNIRLYVQQTLGNGEKERATATDVARHMSQPAHTQTLKNLFVQEVLPLVNLTEAQLKEYLDTPQRGIDPALWEQGKRENPDPQKFFPVVKVGFQELQKQFNLQEDHAKKLQASMNNIMDEITQLRHKQTMMKAAIQDAKWKQANLTRRVLKLVSAQEVERKRGVPLDQMEEQIRMRLEDLYMQLMQPTQYRGCLNELMAQMCVKPASSQGGPRYGLVGDMEREVSQYMAWQHDALQAVVGVLKEDLTVVDGMMEEIQRKP; encoded by the exons GCTTTTCCTTTGGACCCACAAGCACTGCCCAGCCTTCTACAG GCTTTGGGTTTGGAACTAACACGAGTGTTGCTTCTCAGCCTA GGTTCAATTTTGTAAATACTGCAACAACTTCAGCAGCTACAC ctGCTTTTGGTGCAACTCCCTTTTCAACCAACCCGGCTCCTGCCAGTTCAGGAACAG GGTTTGGCTTATTCTCTAACTTTGGTGGAGGTCCacccaagccacatctctttggCCTTGGGAATGTAGGCGGAGGAATGACTAACACAGGGCAAGCAGCCTCGT GTTTCCCATTTGGCACCACCACAACTCAAGCACCAAAGCCATTTCCGTTTGGAACTGCAACCAATCCCCTTGCACCGTTTGG GAAATCAACAACATTAGGAACTCAAGGAACAG ATGCtatacaacagcagcagcttcAAGCTCAACAACAGGGCATGGCAGGCCAGCCTGACCCTTCCCTAGCATTGCACCTGGCCATTTGTACACCTTCTTACTTCAATAATGAGAATGATGAGGTTTTACGAAAATGGAACCAGCTGCAAGCTTTTTGGGGAGCTGGAAAAG gcTATTATGCTCCAAATATGCCACCAGTTGAGTTTACTCCAGAAAACCCGTACTGTAGGTTCAAGGTGGTCTGCTATGCCAGGATCCCCTCCTATCACAATGAAGATGGCATTGTACAGATTGTCATTGGGAAGTCTTTGGCTGAGGTGGA ACCCTACAAACAAAACTTTGTGTCCACTTTGAGTGGAATATTTGGTAATGCTGAGGTGGTAATCAGTGAGATGTTTGCAGCTGAACTTCCGGATAGAACCAACATACGGTTATATGTCCAACAAACTCTCGGAAATG gggagaaggagagggcaaCAGCTACAGATGTGGCTCGGCATATGTCTCAACCAGCACACACTCAGACATTAAAG AACCTATTTGTCCAAGAAGTTCTTCCCTTAGTGAATCTGACAGAGGCTCAATTGAAGGAATATTTAGATACTCCTCAAAGAG GTATTGATCCAGCGCTGTGGGAACAGGGAAAGCGTGAAAATCCTGATCCTCAGAAGTTCTTCCCAGTGGTAAAAGTTGGCTTTCAGGAGTTGCAGAAGCAATTTAA CCTTCAAGAAGACCATGCCAAGAAACTGCAAGCCAGTATGAACAATATCATGGATGAAATCACACAGCTGAGACACAAACAGACCATGATGAAAGCTGCCATACAGGATGCCAAATGGAAACAAGCTAATCTAACACGTAGAGTGCTCAAG CTTGTGTCAGCACAAGAagttgagaggaagagaggggttCCCCTTGACCAGATGGAAGAACAAATCCGCATGAGGTTGGAGGACTTGTACATGCAGTTGATGCAGCCTACACAGTATAGA GGGTGCCTGAATGAGTTGATGGCTCAGATGTGTGTCAAGCCTGCAAGCTCCCAGGGTGGACCTCGCTATGGCCTGGTGGGGGACATGGAACGAGAGGTGTCCCAATACATGGCCTGGCAACATGATGCTCTCCAGGCGGTGGTAGGAGTGCTGAAGGAGGACCTGACAGtagttgatggcatgatggaggAAATACAGCGTAAACCTTAA